One bacterium DNA segment encodes these proteins:
- a CDS encoding deoxyguanosinetriphosphate triphosphohydrolase — MLTRAEFAELENRLLAPYAVRSAATRGRVHAESEHPFRMAFQRDRDRIIHSTAFRRLEYKTQVFVNHEGDYYRTRLTHTMEAAQITRTITKSLRLNADLAEAVALAHDLGHTPFGHAGERVLNDLMTAHGGFEHNAQSLRIVDVLEERYPDFPGLNLTWEVREGIVKHTPPYDKPLAAAFEPGRGPCLEAQLVDYTDEIAYNSHDIDDGLKSGLLTFEQLDGVGLWRDAYRAVRDRSPHASQRIWRYQAIRLIIDRFVTDLIETLERRLAAAGAETLDDVRAHGEPLVGHSPEVETQRQELKAFLMDNLYRHYKVIRMFEKAKRVMRELFGAYMSEPQQLPPHILERHARVGDPLPRIIADYIAGMTDRFALEEHRKLFDPGERG; from the coding sequence ATGCTGACACGCGCGGAGTTCGCGGAACTGGAGAACCGCCTCCTCGCGCCCTACGCCGTACGCAGCGCCGCCACGCGCGGTCGGGTCCACGCCGAGAGCGAACACCCGTTCCGCATGGCCTTCCAGCGCGATCGCGATCGGATCATCCACAGCACCGCGTTCCGCCGCCTGGAGTACAAGACCCAGGTCTTCGTGAACCACGAGGGCGACTACTACCGCACCCGTCTGACCCACACGATGGAAGCCGCCCAGATCACCCGCACCATCACCAAGTCGCTGCGCCTCAACGCCGACCTGGCGGAGGCGGTGGCGCTGGCGCACGACCTCGGACACACGCCCTTCGGCCACGCCGGCGAGCGCGTCCTCAATGATCTCATGACGGCGCACGGCGGCTTCGAACACAACGCCCAGAGCCTGCGAATCGTCGACGTGCTCGAGGAGCGCTACCCGGATTTCCCCGGGCTCAACCTGACCTGGGAGGTGCGCGAGGGCATCGTCAAGCACACCCCCCCGTACGACAAGCCGCTGGCCGCCGCCTTCGAGCCCGGGCGCGGACCTTGCCTCGAGGCCCAGCTCGTCGACTACACGGACGAGATCGCCTACAACAGCCACGACATCGATGACGGGCTGAAATCCGGCCTCCTGACCTTCGAGCAACTCGACGGGGTAGGGCTCTGGCGCGACGCGTACCGCGCCGTTCGCGACCGCTCGCCGCACGCCAGCCAACGCATCTGGCGCTACCAGGCCATCCGGCTGATCATCGACCGCTTCGTCACCGACCTCATCGAGACCCTGGAACGCCGGCTCGCCGCGGCCGGCGCCGAGACGCTCGACGACGTTCGCGCCCACGGCGAGCCGCTGGTGGGACACAGCCCGGAGGTCGAAACCCAGCGTCAGGAGCTCAAGGCATTCCTGATGGACAACCTGTACCGCCACTACAAGGTCATCCGGATGTTCGAGAAGGCGAAGCGCGTCATGCGCGAGCTCTTCGGCGCCTACATGAGCGAGCCGCAGCAACTGCCCCCGCACATCCTCGAGCGCCACGCCCGGGTCGGCGATCCGCTGCCGCGGATCATCGCCGACTACATCGCCGGCATGACCGACCGGTTCGCGCTCGAAGAGCACCGGAAACTCTTCGATCCCGGGGAACGGGGGTAG
- a CDS encoding VWA domain-containing protein, with amino-acid sequence MDDRIVDFTALLRANGLRVSMSEHLDAFHAVAALGIADREVFKDVLRSTMVKRSVDLPVYDELFDLYFAGLGRAISENSEAAMKALQLNPQEYQALMEQLAELLQDLNINLSQLAEALLRNDSGRLERMLREAADQAQAQGIERSYQEGRYSHSTAQSLGLGGLSEELEQLKEQLGQAGLSPELNEALRRLIDQRLRDLREMIRRTVRLELEKRDQTQREKNRLASLAEKSFYYLSEDEMRRMREAVTKLAQRLKNVVSIRRRRGKRGKFDLKGTLRKNLQYGGVPFRIQFDRKIKDKPQVLVLCDVSDSVRNVSRFMLQFVYSLQDLYSRVRSFIFVSEIGEITQLFEENDTQRAIEQALTGSIINVFAHSDFGRAFKTFHRDHLGAVNNRTTVIILGDARNNYNLAQEWVLRDIQARAKQLIWLNPESRLTWGFGDSEMDRYLPFCDLVEECRNLNQLYRVVDRLVR; translated from the coding sequence ATGGACGACCGGATCGTCGATTTCACGGCGCTGCTGCGCGCCAACGGGCTGCGGGTCTCCATGTCCGAGCACCTCGACGCCTTCCACGCCGTCGCCGCGCTCGGCATCGCCGACCGCGAGGTGTTCAAGGACGTGCTGCGCAGCACGATGGTGAAGCGCAGCGTCGACCTCCCCGTCTACGACGAGCTCTTCGATCTCTACTTCGCCGGCCTCGGCCGGGCGATCTCCGAGAACTCCGAGGCGGCGATGAAGGCCCTGCAGCTCAATCCGCAGGAGTACCAGGCCCTGATGGAGCAGCTTGCCGAGCTGCTCCAGGACCTCAACATCAACCTGTCGCAGCTTGCGGAGGCGTTGCTCCGCAACGACAGCGGCCGACTCGAGCGCATGTTGCGCGAGGCGGCGGACCAGGCGCAGGCGCAGGGCATCGAACGCTCCTACCAGGAGGGGCGCTACAGCCACAGCACCGCCCAGAGCCTCGGCCTCGGCGGGCTGAGCGAGGAGCTGGAACAGCTCAAGGAACAGCTCGGCCAGGCGGGACTGTCGCCTGAGCTCAACGAAGCGCTGCGGCGGCTGATCGATCAACGGCTGCGCGACCTGCGGGAGATGATCCGCCGTACCGTCCGCCTCGAGCTCGAGAAGCGCGACCAGACGCAACGCGAGAAGAACCGCCTCGCCAGTCTGGCGGAGAAGAGCTTCTACTATCTCTCCGAGGACGAGATGCGGCGGATGCGCGAGGCGGTGACGAAGCTCGCGCAACGCTTGAAGAACGTGGTCTCGATCCGCCGCAGGCGCGGCAAGCGCGGCAAGTTCGACCTCAAGGGCACCCTGCGCAAGAACCTGCAGTACGGCGGCGTGCCGTTCCGCATCCAGTTCGACCGCAAGATCAAGGACAAGCCGCAGGTGCTGGTGCTGTGCGACGTGTCGGATTCGGTGCGCAACGTGTCACGCTTCATGCTCCAGTTCGTGTATTCGCTGCAGGATCTCTATTCGCGCGTGCGAAGCTTCATCTTCGTCAGCGAGATCGGCGAGATCACTCAGCTTTTCGAGGAGAACGACACGCAGCGGGCGATCGAGCAGGCGCTCACCGGGTCGATCATCAACGTCTTCGCCCACTCGGATTTCGGCCGCGCGTTCAAGACCTTCCATCGCGATCATCTCGGGGCGGTCAACAACCGCACGACGGTGATCATCCTCGGCGACGCGCGCAACAACTACAATCTGGCGCAGGAATGGGTGCTGCGGGACATCCAGGCGCGCGCCAAGCAGCTCATCTGGCTCAATCCCGAGAGCCGCCTCACGTGGGGGTTTGGGGACTCGGAGATGGACCGCTATCTGCCGTTCTGCGACCTCGTCGAGGAGTGCCGGAACCTGAATCAGCTCTATCGCGTCGTCGACCGCCTGGTGCGCTGA
- a CDS encoding tetratricopeptide repeat protein: MAEKARLSHKEAKQPDEFITLTNQAMAWGRAHQQTVIWSAIAVAVLIAALGIATAYRSAQRRDANADLAQAVAKIQSNDLAGAITDLNTVTERWSGTEVARIATLMAANTALRLGDPDKALSALASIPSSSLPAYLQQQMLLAWGTALEDKEQWADAATKYRAAAAIAGPYTGTAIVAEARTTELAGDKEKARTLYRQAYEQFPDLPGREVLTSKISAS; the protein is encoded by the coding sequence GTGGCGGAGAAGGCGCGCCTGTCGCACAAGGAAGCGAAGCAACCAGACGAGTTCATCACCCTGACCAACCAGGCCATGGCCTGGGGGCGGGCGCACCAGCAGACGGTCATCTGGAGCGCCATCGCCGTCGCTGTCCTGATAGCCGCTCTGGGGATCGCCACCGCCTACCGCAGCGCGCAGCGCCGGGACGCCAACGCTGACCTGGCGCAGGCGGTGGCGAAGATCCAGAGCAATGACCTCGCCGGCGCCATCACGGACCTGAACACCGTCACCGAACGCTGGTCCGGGACCGAGGTCGCGCGCATCGCGACCCTGATGGCCGCGAACACCGCGTTACGCCTGGGTGACCCGGACAAGGCGCTCAGCGCTCTCGCCAGCATCCCATCGTCGAGCCTGCCGGCCTACCTGCAGCAGCAGATGCTGCTCGCCTGGGGCACGGCCCTCGAGGACAAGGAGCAGTGGGCGGACGCCGCCACCAAGTACCGCGCCGCAGCGGCCATCGCCGGCCCGTACACCGGCACGGCGATCGTCGCTGAAGCCCGTACCACCGAGCTCGCCGGCGACAAGGAAAAGGCGCGTACGCTGTATCGCCAGGCCTACGAGCAGTTCCCGGATCTACCGGGCCGCGAGGTCCTGACGAGCAAGATCTCGGCGTCCTGA
- a CDS encoding bifunctional nuclease family protein, translating into MSREDAIPMTVGGLTLDPATKTPIVILRDDDNKLNLPIWIGLLEATAIATELEGIQMTRPMTHDLLRNLIGELGATVQSIEISDLRDNTYYAVINLVVDGAPRIIDSRPSDAISLALRAKSPIYVARRVLEASSVLQQGESGDNVESNLSNVSRDKWSEILEKMSPDDFKYKM; encoded by the coding sequence ATGAGCCGCGAAGACGCGATCCCGATGACCGTCGGCGGGCTGACCCTCGATCCCGCGACCAAGACGCCGATCGTCATTCTGCGCGACGACGACAACAAGCTGAACCTCCCGATCTGGATCGGCCTGCTGGAGGCGACCGCGATCGCCACCGAGCTCGAGGGCATCCAGATGACGCGGCCGATGACTCACGATCTCCTGCGCAACCTCATCGGCGAGCTCGGCGCCACGGTGCAGAGCATCGAGATCTCCGACCTGCGCGACAACACGTACTATGCCGTCATCAATCTCGTCGTGGACGGCGCGCCCCGCATCATCGATTCCCGACCCAGCGACGCGATTTCCCTGGCACTGCGCGCCAAGAGCCCGATCTACGTCGCGCGCCGTGTGCTCGAGGCCTCGAGCGTGCTGCAGCAGGGCGAGAGCGGCGACAACGTCGAGAGCAACCTGTCCAACGTCTCGCGCGACAAGTGGTCGGAGATCCTCGAGAAAATGTCGCCGGACGACTTCAAGTACAAGATGTGA